From a single Streptomyces sp. 1331.2 genomic region:
- a CDS encoding condensation domain-containing protein, whose protein sequence is MAAAPLSFGQERFWFLNQVEGFSAAHNSAEAFRLSGPLDAGALEAALGDVAARHEVLRTVFPLVDGDPQQRVLPVEEGRPGLVVAASTEQQVRAEVAEAAGRGFDLTVDRPLRAWLFVLAPQEHVLLLVFHHIVWDAWSAGPFWGDLARAYRVRLAGSAPDWPALQVQYRDFAVWQRTVLGHEDDPESTLARQLAHWRGELTGIPRELDLPVDRLRPAVPSRVIGTVPFRIETELHGRIQELAREGQATVFMVLHAAIAALLTRLGAGTDIPVGTLVADRGDEALGELVGFFVNTLVLRADTSGDPDFRTLLGRVRDTDLAAFEQKDLPFEKLVHALNPERSVDRNPLHQVSIAFYDGVENALELTGVHARHESIDTDSGTLDLVFDLNQTRTADGGPSGIDGVLAYAVDLFDRDTAEHLARGLLRLLEAAAADPEAPIGRADLDFPLDRYRAVRQARPAGPKEGAPQSAQAAQPAPSAGAAQPEPSPDAVQPAQPEPSPAADRGARTPLEETLCGLFAEVLQRTPIAVDDDFFLLGGHSLAATRLVSRIRSVLGARLGVREFFDEPTVAGVARRLGDSDRKDPLLPISRRAAAPGGTGRGV, encoded by the coding sequence ATGGCTGCGGCGCCGCTGTCGTTCGGACAGGAGCGGTTCTGGTTCCTGAACCAGGTCGAGGGATTCTCGGCGGCCCACAACTCGGCGGAGGCCTTCCGGCTCTCGGGCCCGCTGGACGCCGGGGCGCTGGAGGCGGCACTGGGGGACGTGGCCGCGCGGCACGAGGTCCTGCGGACCGTGTTCCCGCTGGTCGACGGCGACCCGCAGCAGCGGGTGCTGCCCGTCGAGGAGGGCCGGCCGGGCCTGGTGGTGGCCGCGTCGACCGAGCAGCAGGTGCGCGCCGAGGTGGCCGAGGCCGCCGGGCGCGGCTTCGACCTGACGGTGGACCGCCCGCTGCGCGCCTGGCTGTTCGTGCTGGCACCGCAGGAGCACGTGCTGCTGCTGGTGTTCCACCACATCGTCTGGGACGCCTGGTCGGCCGGGCCGTTCTGGGGCGACCTCGCCCGGGCCTACCGGGTCCGGCTGGCGGGCTCCGCACCGGACTGGCCCGCGCTGCAGGTCCAGTACCGGGACTTCGCGGTGTGGCAGCGCACCGTCCTCGGGCACGAGGACGACCCGGAGAGCACGTTGGCCCGGCAGTTGGCCCACTGGCGTGGCGAACTCACGGGAATCCCGCGGGAGTTGGACCTGCCCGTGGACCGTCTGCGGCCCGCCGTCCCCAGCCGGGTGATCGGCACCGTTCCCTTCCGGATCGAGACCGAACTGCACGGACGCATCCAGGAGTTGGCCCGCGAGGGCCAGGCCACCGTGTTCATGGTGCTGCACGCCGCGATCGCCGCGCTGCTGACCCGGCTGGGCGCCGGCACGGACATCCCGGTGGGCACCCTGGTGGCCGACCGGGGCGACGAGGCGCTGGGCGAGCTGGTCGGCTTCTTCGTGAACACCCTGGTGCTGCGCGCCGACACCTCCGGCGACCCGGACTTCAGGACCCTGCTGGGCCGTGTCCGGGACACCGACCTCGCCGCCTTCGAGCAGAAGGACCTGCCCTTCGAGAAGCTGGTGCACGCGCTCAACCCGGAGCGGTCGGTCGACCGCAACCCGCTCCACCAGGTCTCGATCGCCTTCTACGACGGCGTGGAGAACGCGCTGGAGCTGACGGGCGTCCACGCCCGGCACGAGAGCATCGACACCGACAGCGGCACCCTGGACCTCGTCTTCGACCTCAACCAGACCAGGACCGCGGACGGCGGGCCGAGCGGCATCGACGGCGTACTCGCCTACGCGGTGGACCTGTTCGACCGGGACACCGCCGAGCACCTGGCCCGCGGCCTGCTGCGGCTGCTCGAAGCGGCGGCCGCGGACCCGGAGGCGCCGATCGGCCGGGCCGACCTCGACTTCCCGCTCGACCGCTACCGGGCCGTCCGGCAGGCGCGACCGGCCGGGCCCAAGGAGGGCGCGCCGCAGTCCGCCCAGGCCGCCCAACCCGCGCCGTCCGCCGGGGCCGCCCAACCCGAGCCGTCGCCCGACGCCGTGCAACCCGCCCAGCCCGAGCCGTCCCCGGCGGCGGACCGGGGCGCCCGCACCCCGCTGGAGGAGACCCTGTGCGGGCTCTTCGCCGAGGTGCTCCAGCGCACGCCGATCGCGGTCGACGACGACTTCTTCCTGCTCGGCGGGCACTCGCTGGCGGCGACCCGGCTGGTCAGCCGGATCCGCTCGGTGCTCGGGGCCAGGCTCGGCGTCCGCGAGTTCTTCGACGAGCCCACCGTCGCGGGCGTCGCCCGCCGGCTCGGCGACTCGGACCGCAAGGACCCGCTGCTGCCGATCTCCCGCCGGGCCGCCGCGCCGGGCGGCACCGGCCGGGGCGTCTAG
- a CDS encoding MbtH family protein, which translates to MNPFDDPEASFVVLVNDEGQHSLWPEFLEAPAGWRTAHPAASRAECLEFIERNWTDLRPASLTA; encoded by the coding sequence TTGAATCCTTTCGACGACCCGGAGGCCTCCTTCGTGGTGCTGGTCAACGACGAGGGGCAGCATTCGCTCTGGCCCGAATTCCTCGAAGCCCCCGCCGGTTGGCGGACCGCCCACCCGGCGGCGAGCCGGGCGGAATGCCTGGAATTCATCGAGCGGAATTGGACGGACCTGAGGCCGGCGAGCCTGACGGCCTGA
- a CDS encoding ATP-grasp domain-containing protein: protein MSRPVVVIVEPYSSGNMYAPALRRAGFATCGVTLRSAAPLAASFRAEDFDHHFEYGADDAAPITPELLDPVLERLRPLAPVAILPGEQHGVRLADRLAAELTPDRANRPELAAARWHKGEMYAAVAAAGLPIVETLCTRDPEQVADWLRERGLTGRDLVVKPANASGTDGVTRHPGGAGWREAVTGLAGAVSRHGIQLTDVVVQEYVTGVEYAIDTFSHDGVHTVTDIVRYRKLDSGGRMAIYESMEFVPYDAPGHAELLRYTRQVLDALGVRFGVAHTEVMLTDRGPLLMEVNARPPGGAQPWACQLATGDNLIDRAVRHLAGESDVRPDYDLEMTVLVVFFSVRSAGRISGIAGLDAITELPSCCHLKVNVEDGDEVPETLDLMDAHKLGVAVLADPDPAQVAADHLEVRRIASRVGRPGGFTVDVAAVTP, encoded by the coding sequence GTGAGCCGCCCCGTCGTCGTCATCGTCGAGCCCTACTCCTCCGGCAACATGTATGCGCCCGCCCTGCGCCGGGCCGGCTTCGCGACCTGCGGGGTCACGCTGCGCTCGGCGGCCCCGTTGGCCGCCTCGTTCCGGGCCGAGGACTTCGACCACCACTTCGAGTACGGCGCCGACGACGCCGCACCGATCACCCCCGAACTGCTCGACCCGGTCCTGGAGCGGCTGCGCCCGCTGGCTCCGGTCGCGATCCTGCCCGGCGAGCAGCACGGCGTCCGGCTCGCCGACCGGCTGGCCGCCGAACTCACCCCGGACCGCGCCAACCGGCCCGAACTCGCCGCCGCCCGTTGGCACAAGGGCGAGATGTACGCCGCCGTGGCCGCTGCCGGACTGCCGATCGTCGAGACCCTCTGCACCCGCGACCCGGAGCAGGTGGCCGACTGGCTGCGCGAGCGCGGGCTCACCGGCCGCGACCTCGTGGTCAAACCCGCCAACGCCTCCGGCACCGACGGCGTGACCAGGCACCCGGGCGGCGCCGGCTGGCGCGAGGCCGTCACCGGGCTGGCCGGCGCGGTCAGCCGGCACGGCATCCAGCTCACCGACGTCGTCGTCCAGGAGTACGTCACCGGCGTCGAGTACGCGATCGACACCTTCAGCCACGACGGCGTGCACACCGTGACCGACATCGTCCGGTACCGCAAACTGGACTCCGGCGGCCGGATGGCGATCTACGAGAGCATGGAGTTCGTCCCGTACGACGCCCCGGGCCACGCCGAACTCCTGCGCTACACCCGGCAGGTGCTGGACGCCCTGGGCGTCCGGTTCGGCGTCGCGCACACCGAGGTGATGCTCACCGACCGCGGGCCGCTGCTGATGGAGGTCAACGCCCGGCCGCCGGGCGGGGCGCAGCCCTGGGCCTGCCAACTGGCCACCGGCGACAACCTGATCGACCGCGCGGTGCGCCACCTGGCGGGGGAGAGCGACGTCCGCCCGGATTACGACCTGGAGATGACCGTCCTGGTGGTGTTCTTCTCGGTCCGTTCGGCCGGCCGGATCAGCGGGATCGCCGGCCTGGACGCCATCACCGAGCTGCCGAGCTGCTGCCACCTCAAGGTCAACGTCGAGGACGGCGACGAGGTGCCGGAGACCCTGGACCTGATGGACGCGCACAAGCTCGGGGTGGCGGTGCTCGCCGACCCCGACCCGGCGCAGGTCGCCGCCGACCACCTGGAGGTGCGGCGGATCGCCTCCCGGGTCGGCCGGCCGGGGGGCTTCACCGTCGACGTGGCCGCGGTGACGCCGTGA